The Sulfurimonas sp. genome includes the window TGAAGGCCAAGTTGAACCTATTACAAAGATGATATTTTTTTTCTCTTTACTCAAGTAATCGTAAATAATTTTATTTTCGTTTTTATAAAATAAAAAAGGAGTTTTTTTATGGATATCTTCACTTGTTATACCTAGGTCTAAAGACTTACTTACAACTTGGACATTTCTATCTATTGTGTTTGCATCATATGGCATATGGATCTTGTGTTTGTAAAAATATGAAGCGATGCTCTCACGAATGCTATCTTTATCAAAGCCGTATACTTCACCTTTCATAAACTTCGTAATTAGGGCAGATTTTAAAAGCCCTTGCATATCTATAATATAGTCATATTTTGGAAGTGATTTAATTATTTTGATTTGTTTTAGCAGATCTGAGAGCTTTTTAGTTTTTTTGAATTTTTTTAACTCTACTTCTATGATGCTATGAATATCATTGTTATCTTTTAAAACAGCGGACATCGATTTCTCAACAATCCAGTCAACTTGAGATTCAGGATAAATTTTTTTTATAAATTGTAATACGACAGCACTATGGATAATATCACCCATCGCACTAAGTCTGACTATAGCTATTTTCAAAAATATACTCCATATAATTTTACGAATTATATCAAGTTAACTTTTAAACAGAATATATATAGTAAAATGCGCTTTATGAAAAAAGTATTAAAACGATATTGGCCATATGTTAAA containing:
- the waaC gene encoding lipopolysaccharide heptosyltransferase I; translation: MKIAIVRLSAMGDIIHSAVVLQFIKKIYPESQVDWIVEKSMSAVLKDNNDIHSIIEVELKKFKKTKKLSDLLKQIKIIKSLPKYDYIIDMQGLLKSALITKFMKGEVYGFDKDSIRESIASYFYKHKIHMPYDANTIDRNVQVVSKSLDLGITSEDIHKKTPFLFYKNENKIIYDYLSKEKKNIIFVIGSTWPSRNYPKEKFVEIANELKENILVIWGSEQEKQDGEYIEQNSEFATLVPRTDLNTLKALIAQCDLLIGNDTGPTHMAWAMNIPSITIFGPTPISRVYVTDINKVVKSSSEVNPYKLNKEDFSIKEIEVKEICGIAKELL